In one Cydia strobilella chromosome 25, ilCydStro3.1, whole genome shotgun sequence genomic region, the following are encoded:
- the LOC134752915 gene encoding serine protease filzig, whose protein sequence is MTVRECVFRVNCFVVLVLFLDILACGAIEYERDSRKLFGGYRITPTYCKASRAAKYNRGNTICMFNHECQQRGGEVVGACMDGFLFGACCQLKSDSHSHIPKGPGVVMTSYLDYPEAETESDYDSEALNAWHNSFKPIVTPGYRPGEKPSSSTVKPVDDSTEKEIISEGLSQITDTLLHAPPKEDNFVYIKPAKPEGLYTHSSIDHGTVDTVLLHKNGSAVDNVARPSDFNIQVSSMQTKPTSPPITTTTTPKTVSTHRPIYTKPAFRPKNKTTTKNPSENYVQVSTVTKEPQKITETSINSIIQMLNESTPSLKDEVTSPMPDIAETKSSPSPSTATVSPVQYSSTYPNYYLSTGHYVTLKPSSFGSTVFSTTTTKRPSTSKRPVLITKKPIKYTTPNSIPQESRPSSKPYSSPKPSPSTSQAIDEFNRYPTNPSDFGDSVTTFSYVSSTTTPPPSFHTSTTRRPPSTSYVTGAKPARRPVTSPSSIISSYDVAPETFSSVTPTVIVLNGFQTTKPVEDKEPQFVEISQEPFKKPVSQITVNNHIESTNNIYMGKPPQSYERPSSPTVVITPKPSPTTPYPIKSSTRPVSVVISTSPTFDSYTEYFSATTLRPEMQTSSDDLINNFPPVRNPMLNTTGSNPGLYNTSIFLSENELETLHDVDFTTPSWQEDEKLNEKMNLFVNKIVGSLQGTFQELHDIVILDKKPNATIINSKTTTPKPSKKPATTRKPVATTRKPIRLTTTTRRPTVKTTKKPVKLTTAARRPTTTTPSPTTTVITTTKKPVTRKPAKPVTKPPKPAKTTTNAPTTTVTTEAVEEVTTEPYADQTIDYNDKNLCGVRPLMKSGRIVGGKNAQQGEWPWQVLVRESTWLGLFTKNKCGGVLITGRFVTTAAHCQPGFLASLVAVFGENDISLDLEPRKPVSRNVRRVIVHRQYDAATFENDLAILELESPIKFDAHIVPICMPPDETDFTGRMATVTGWGRLKYGGAVPAVLQEVQVPVIENNVCQEMFQTAGHSKKILSSFLCAGYANGQKDSCEGDSGGPLVLQRGDGRWQLVGTVSHGIKCAAPYLPGVYMRTTFYKPWLRSITGVH, encoded by the exons ATTCTAGAAAATTATTCGGCGGGTACCGAATAACGCCGACTTACTGCAAAGCCTCAAGAGCAGCAAAATACAACCGAGGGAACACGATATGCATGTTCAACCACGAGTGCCAGCAGAGAGGGGGCGAG GTAGTCGGCGCATGTATGGACGGCTTCCTCTTCGGCGCCTGCTGCCAGCTCAAGTCCGACAGCCACTCACACATCCCCAAGGGCCCTGGCGTCGTCATGACCAGCTACCTCGACTACCCTGAGGCAGAGACTGAAAGCGACTACGACTCAGAAGCTCTCAACGCCTGGCACAACAGCTTCAAACCTATAGTCACACCTGGTTACAGACCTGGAGAGAAACCCTCATCATCTACTGTCAAACCTGTTGATGACAGTACTGAGAAAGAGATCATATCTGAAGGTCTAAGTCAAATAACAGATACGCTGTTACACGCTCCTCCTAAAGAAGATAACTTCGTTTACATCAAACCAGCAAAACCTGAGGGACTgtatacacacagttctattgACCATGGAACTGTGGATACAGTTTTGTTGCATAAAAATGGTTCAGCAGTAGATAACGTAGCGAGACCATCAGATTTTAACATACAAGTGTCTTCAATGCAGACGAAACCGACCTCACCACCAATCACAACAACCACTACACCTAAAACTGTTTCCACTCATAGACCGATATACACAAAACCTGCTTTCAGACCTAAGAATAAGACTACAACGAAAAACCCTTCAGAAAACTATGTTCAAGTTTCAACTGTAACTAAAGAGCCGCAGAAGATTACTGAAACTTCGATCAATAGTATCATTCAAATGCTGAACGAGAGTACTCCTAGTTTGAAGGATGAAGTTACATCACCAATGCCTGATATTGCTGAAACGAAGTCATCACCATCACCATCAACTGCTACTGTCTCTCCAGTCCAGTACAGCAGTACATATCCAAACTACTACTTATCTACAGGTCACTATGTAACTCTTAAACCTTCATCATTCGGAAGTACTGTATTCTCAACAACGACCACCAAACGACCCTCAACTTCCAAACGACCAGTCTTAATTACCAAAAAACCTATAAAGTACACGACACCGAACTCAATACCTCAGGAAAGCAGGCCATCTAGCAAACCTTACTCTTCACCGAAACCTAGTCCGTCTACTAGTCAAGCCATAGACGAGTTTAACCGCTACCCGACGAACCCTAGCGATTTCGGCGACTCCGTAACTACTTTCAGCTATGTCAGCTCCACTACAACTCCTCCACCTTCATTCCATACCAGCACGACTAGACGCCCACCTTCTACCAGCTATGTCACCGGTGCTAAACCTGCCAGAAGACCAGTAACATCACCTTCAAGTATAATATCCAGCTATGACGTTGCTCCTGAAACCTTCTCAAGCGTGACACCTACTGTTATAGTTCTAAACGGCTTCCAAACTACAAAACCCGTTGAAGACAAAGAGCCTCAATTTGTTGAGATATCTCAGGAGCCTTTTAAGAAACCAGTGAGCCAGATCACAGTGAATAACCATATAGAATCGACTAACAATATTTACATGGGTAAACCTCCACAATCATATGAAAGACCTTCATCTCCAACTGTGGTTATTACTCCAAAGCCATCTCCAACAACACCTTACCCTATTAAATCATCTACCAGACCTGTCTCTGTAGTCATTTCTACCAGTCCGACATTCGATTCATATACGGAATACTTCTCAGCTACAACTTTAAGACCTGAAATGCAGACTTCGTCGGATGACTTGATTAATAATTTCCCTCCAGTTAGAAATCCGATGCTAAATACCACGGGATCCAATCCAGGGCTATACAACACAAGCATATTTCTATCTGAGAACGAGCTTGAAACTCTACACGATGTAGACTTCACCACACCATCATGGCAAGAGGACGAGAAGCTAAACGAAAAGATGAATCTCTTCGTCAACAAAATAGTCGGTAGTCTCCAAGGCACATTCCAAGAACTTCACGACATAGTAATTCTTGATAAAAAGCCGAACGCGACGATCATCAACTCAAAAACGACGACACCTAAGCCTAGTAAGAAGCCTGCGACGACGCGAAAGCCTGTCGCGACGACTCGGAAGCCGATTCGGCTGACGACGACGACTAGAAGGCCGACAGTGAAGACGACGAAGAAGCCGGTGAAGCTGACGACGGCTGCGCGACGACCGACCACGACAACGCCGTCGCCGACCACTACTGTTATTACGACTACTAAGAAACCA GTGACTAGAAAACCCGCAAAGCCCGTCACGAAGCCCCCAAAGCCAGCTAAAACCACCACCAACGCCCCCACCACCACGGTCACAACTGAGGCCGTCGAAGAGGTCACCACTGAGCCTTATGCCGACCAGACCATTGACTACAATGACAAGAACT TATGCGGCGTCCGGCCCCTGATGAAGTCCGGACGCATAGTTGGCGGTAAGAACGCCCAACAGGGCGAGTGGCCCTGGCAGGTGCTAGTCCGGGAATCCACATGGTTGGGTCTCTTCACTAAGAACAAGTGTGGCGGCGTTCTGATTACTGGCAGATTCGTTACGACTGCTGCTCATTGTCAGCCAGG CTTCCTGGCATCCCTAGTAGCAGTGTTCGGCGAGAACGACATCTCCCTCGACCTGGAGCCCCGCAAGCCCGTCTCCAGAAAcgtgcggcgcgtcatcgtgcATAGGCAGTACGACGCTGCCACGTTTGAGAACGATCTGGCTATACTGGAGTTGGAGTCACCTATTAAATTCGATGCTCACATTG TGCCCATCTGCATGCCACCAGACGAGACTGACTTCACGGGCCGCATGGCGACGGTGACAGGCTGGGGCCGCCTCAAGTATGGCGGCGCCGTACCAGCTGTATTACAAGAAGTACAG GTACCAGTAATAGAAAACAACGTGTGCCAAGAGATGTTCCAGACCGCAGGACACTCAAAGAAGATCCTCAGTTCCTTCCTCTGTGCAGGGTATGCCAACGGACAGAAGGATTCTTGTGAA GGTGACAGCGGAGGGCCGCTCGTCCTCCAACGAGGCGACGGCCGCTGGCAGCTCGTCGGCACCGTCTCCCACGGCATCAAGTGCGCGGCGCCGTACCTCCCCGGAGTGTACATGCGAACCACTTTCTACAAGCCTTGGCTGAGAAGCATCACCGGAGTGCATTGA